The Arctopsyche grandis isolate Sample6627 chromosome 10, ASM5162203v2, whole genome shotgun sequence genome window below encodes:
- the LOC143917939 gene encoding very long chain fatty acid elongase 2-like, with translation MGFQYYYLKIYDFLDTIFFVLRKKYNQVTFLHMYHHIGMVYIGLMTMKYAPVAQGVMVITLNCIVHSIMYFYYLLACINTDYKKSVWWKKYITQIQMVQFIISTIHFMVPILDPRCTYPMLASIIFVPQNVFIFYMFAKFYVKSYIKKNQ, from the exons ATGGGTttccaatattattatttgaaaatatatgattttttagaTACG ATATTCTTTGTGCTGAGGAAGAAATATAATCAAGTgacttttttacatatgtaccaccACATTGGAATGGTGTATATAGGATTAATGACTATGAAATATGCGCCAG TTGCCCAAGGTGTTATGGTAATAACGCTGAACTGCATTGTACATTCCATTATGTACTTTTATTATCTATTGGCCTGCATTAACACCGACTACAAAAAGAGTGTTTGgtggaaaaaatatatcacaCAAATTCAAATG GTTCAATTTATAATATCCACCATCCATTTTATGGTACCGATTCTGGATCCGCGATGCACGTATCCAATGTTAGCCAGTATTATATTCGTGCctcaaaatgtttttattttctatatgtttgctaaattttatgttaagtcatacattaaaaagaatcaataa
- the LOC143917634 gene encoding sn-1-specific diacylglycerol lipase ABHD11-like: MLNCRHAISTIGKPLNIIAPCNRLVNRLSTDTENHPPFRTVDLAYVSYETAMDGDGHLPPLVIFHGLLGSKSNWTSLSKVIHKRTGRKIIAVDARNHGDSPHCPEHTYRHMVEDIVALMNKLSIPKISVLGHSMGGRTAMLLSLLQSDLVSSLIVADISPFRTSPNIYFMSELFDAMNAVSIPKELPMSKGRKLADAQLSSVVKDVNIRNFIITNLIVSDKNEYQWRINVNALKENFNSNIALFTDKLDGLKYDGHALFIAGGNSDYVGRDELVQLRTLFPLADLTFIEGAGHWVHSEKPEPFSKLVCDFLCNY, from the exons ATGTTGAATTGTCGCCACGCGATCTCAACAATCGGAAAGCCTTTAAATATTATAGCACCATGCAACCGGCTAGTCAACAGGCTGTCCACAGACACCGAAAATCATCCACCATTCCGCACCGTTGACCTTGCGTATGTATCTTACGAAACAGCCATGGACGGCGACGGACATCTACCACCGCTGGTCATATTCCACGGCTTACTAGGATCGAAGAGCAATTGGACCAGCCTCAGCAAAGTCATACACAAAAGAACTGGTAGAAAAATCATCGCCGTCGACGCTAGAAATCACGGCGACAGCCCGCACTGTCCCGAGCACACGTATAGACACATGGTAGAAGACATCGTAGCCTTGATGAACAAATTAAGCATACCGAAGATCTCTGTACTCGGACATAGTATGGGAGGACGAACGGCTATGCTTTTATCTTTATTGCAg TCTGATTTGGTGTCTAGTTTAATAGTTGCCGATATATCACCGTTTAGAACGAGTCCGAATATATACTTCATGTCGGAACTCTTCGATGCTATGAATGCCGTGTCGATTCCAAAAGAATTGCCAATGTCTAAAGGTAGAAAACTAGCAGATGCACAATTGTCGTCTGTGGTTAAAGATGTTAACattagaaattttataattactaaTCTCATCGTCTCCGACAAGAACGAATATCAATGGAGGATTAATGTAAACGCTCtaaaagaaaatttcaataGCAACATAGCACTCTTCACCGATAAGCTAGACGGGCTTAAATATGACGGACATGCTTTATTTATAGCCGGTGGAAACTCAGACTATGTCGG CCGAGATGAGCTCGTTCAATTGAGGACTCTGTTTCCGTTGGCCGATCTCACTTTCATCGAGGGTGCCGGTCATTGGGTTCACAGCGAAAAGCCTGAACCATTTTCGAAATTAGTGTGTGATTTTTTATGTAACTATTAA
- the LOC143917938 gene encoding very long chain fatty acid elongase 7-like, with amino-acid sequence MTQLLKNILDTYRYIDYDLADPRTREYGIMLNPIFLLGLMVVYYRFSYYWGPKFMKNRDPFNLNKLMICYNISQIIFCTYVAYRSIYLVWWPGEFNSSIWCIAANYDDTPEEREKIFLGMQYHYLKIYDFVDTIFFVLRKKNNQITFLHVYHHTGMIIPGFLAMKYATLGHGVSVITLNCIVHSIMYFYYLLTSINSDYKKSVWLKKKITQIQMIQFIIFIVYFTLPVLIPQCMYPNWACLLFVPQNVYMLVMFADFYMKTYLKKNQ; translated from the exons ATGAcacaattactgaaaaatattctAGACACCTATAGATATATCGATTACGATTTGGCCG atcCGAGAACAAGAGAATATGGTATAATGTTGAATCCAATTTTCCTCTTAGGATTAATGGTTGTTTATTATCGATTTTCTTATTATTGGGGACCAAAATTCATGAAAAACCGTGATCCTTTCAATCTGAACAAACTTATGATATGTTACAACATTTcacaaattatattttgtacTTATGTAGCGTACAGG TCAATTTATTTGGTATGGTGGCCCGGTGAATTTAATTCGAGTATATGGTGTATAGCGGCAAACTACGATGATACACCAGAAGAAAGGGAAAAAATCTTTTTGGGCATGCAATatcattatttgaaaatatatgattttgtaGATACG atattttttGTGCTGAGGAAGAAAAATAATCAGATAACTTTTTTACACGTTTACCATCACACAGGAATGATAATTCCAGGATTTCTCGCTATGAAATACGCAACAC TTGGTCACGGTGTCAGTGTAATAACGTTGAATTGCATCGTACACtctataatgtatttttattatctactGACCTCCATTAATTCAGATTACAAAAAGAGTGtttggttgaaaaaaaaaattacacaaattcAAATg ATTCAATTCATAATATTCATTGTCTACTTTACACTTCCGGTTCTGATTCCACAGTGCATGTATCCAAACTGGGCCTGTTTATTGTTCGTGCCTCAAAATGTATACATGCTCGTCATGTTTGCTGATTTTTATATGAAGACATACTTGAAGaagaatcaataa